The proteins below come from a single Chryseobacterium sp. MA9 genomic window:
- the hemB gene encoding porphobilinogen synthase: MIHSRNRRLRVNESIRSLVRENVLTTDDFVMPIFVMEGENKQEAIPSMPGIFRRSIDLTVKECKELFSLGVKAVNLYMKVSEHLKDNTGKEAWNKDGLMQRTIKAIKDAVPGMIVMPDVALDPYSIYGHDGIIENGKVLNDATNDALARMSVSHAEAGADLVAPSDMMDGRVQVIREALEESGFTDVGIVSYAAKYASSFYGPFRSALDSAPKDDMEIPKDKKTYQMDFHNTREALNEVFKDIDEGADVIMIKPGLPYLDIVSKVREAIDLPIAVYNVSGEYAMVKAAAQNGWLDNDKTIIESLTCFKRAGADMIFTYFAKEAAILLNK, encoded by the coding sequence ATGATACATTCAAGAAATAGAAGACTTAGAGTTAATGAATCTATCAGAAGTCTGGTAAGAGAAAATGTGCTTACAACTGATGATTTTGTAATGCCGATCTTCGTAATGGAGGGCGAAAACAAGCAGGAGGCAATCCCGTCTATGCCGGGAATTTTTAGGCGGAGTATAGATTTAACGGTAAAGGAATGTAAGGAATTATTTTCTTTAGGAGTAAAAGCTGTCAATTTGTACATGAAAGTGTCAGAACATCTGAAAGACAATACAGGCAAAGAAGCCTGGAATAAAGACGGACTGATGCAGCGCACAATCAAAGCAATCAAAGATGCCGTTCCGGGGATGATCGTTATGCCTGATGTAGCTTTAGATCCTTATTCAATTTACGGACATGACGGAATCATTGAGAACGGAAAAGTTTTAAATGATGCAACCAATGATGCTCTGGCAAGAATGTCAGTATCCCATGCTGAAGCAGGAGCAGATCTTGTGGCACCAAGTGATATGATGGACGGAAGAGTACAGGTCATTCGTGAAGCGTTGGAAGAAAGCGGTTTTACAGACGTAGGAATTGTAAGCTATGCTGCCAAATATGCGAGTTCTTTCTATGGACCTTTCAGAAGTGCTCTAGACAGCGCTCCGAAAGATGATATGGAAATTCCGAAAGATAAAAAAACATATCAGATGGATTTCCACAATACCCGTGAAGCATTAAATGAAGTATTTAAAGATATTGACGAAGGTGCCGATGTTATCATGATCAAACCAGGACTTCCTTATCTGGATATCGTTTCCAAAGTACGTGAAGCCATTGATCTTCCGATCGCAGTATACAATGTAAGTGGAGAATATGCGATGGTAAAAGCGGCGGCTCAGAACGGCTGGCTTGACAATGACAAAACGATCATTGAAAGTCTGACTTGCTTCAAAAGAGCAGGAGCAGACATGATCTTTACTTATTTTGCAAAAGAAGCTGCTATCCTGTTGAACAAATAA
- a CDS encoding ABC transporter ATP-binding protein produces MLKAEHIKKTYNAGKKVALDDFSIHVPKGSIYGLLGPNGAGKTSFIRIINQITQADSGDIFINGQKLNPDHIKDIGYMPEERGLYKNMSVGDQILYFGELKGMSKSDALNEAKKWFEKLNIDQWWKKKLSELSKGMAQKIQFVVTVLHRPHLLILDEPFSGFDPVNANLIKDQIIDLKNNGTTIILSTHRMESVEEMCDYVALINNSKKIIDGRVFDVREKFKKNIFGVTLSEVSSDQFDHFKSKYDIFNLSNENNLVSFDLKNEESQNNVLLDLVQVGKVRSFDERIPSMNEVFINAVSNHP; encoded by the coding sequence ATGCTAAAAGCTGAACATATTAAAAAGACCTACAATGCCGGAAAAAAGGTCGCCCTGGATGATTTCAGCATCCATGTTCCCAAAGGTAGTATTTACGGCCTTTTAGGACCCAACGGAGCCGGAAAAACGTCTTTTATCCGCATCATTAATCAGATTACTCAGGCAGACTCCGGAGATATCTTCATCAACGGACAAAAACTGAACCCCGATCATATTAAAGACATCGGCTATATGCCCGAAGAAAGAGGATTGTACAAAAACATGAGTGTTGGTGATCAGATCTTATATTTCGGGGAACTGAAGGGAATGAGTAAAAGTGATGCCCTGAATGAAGCCAAAAAATGGTTTGAAAAACTGAATATCGACCAATGGTGGAAGAAAAAGCTCTCCGAACTTTCTAAAGGAATGGCACAAAAGATCCAGTTTGTAGTAACGGTTCTTCACAGACCACATCTTTTGATTCTTGATGAACCTTTTTCAGGTTTTGATCCTGTAAATGCCAACTTAATCAAAGATCAGATTATTGATCTTAAAAATAACGGAACAACCATCATTCTTTCTACCCACAGAATGGAAAGTGTGGAAGAAATGTGTGATTATGTTGCTTTGATCAACAATTCTAAAAAAATCATTGACGGAAGGGTTTTTGACGTAAGGGAAAAATTCAAGAAAAATATTTTTGGAGTTACACTTTCTGAAGTCAGCAGCGATCAGTTTGACCATTTCAAGAGTAAGTATGACATCTTCAATTTATCGAATGAAAATAATCTTGTTTCTTTTGACCTGAAAAATGAAGAGAGTCAGAATAATGTTCTTCTTGATCTTGTACAAGTGGGTAAAGTGAGATCGTTCGATGAAAGAATTCCTAGCATGAATGAAGTGTTTATTAATGCTGTAAGTAACCATCCTTAA
- the sucD gene encoding succinate--CoA ligase subunit alpha, which yields MSILVNKDSKVIVQGFTGNEGTFHAGQMIEYGTNVVGGVTPGKGGSEHLGKPVFNTVADAVEKAGANVSIIFVPPAFAADAIMEAAEAGIKVIVCITEGIPVADMVKVKSYIADRDCRLIGPNCPGIITSEEAKIGIMPGFVFKKGKVGIVSKSGTLTYEAADQVVRAGYGISTAIGIGGDPIIGTTTREALELFINDPETEAVVMIGEIGGGLEAEAARWYKASGSNKPVVGFIAGQTAPKGRTMGHAGAIVGGAEDTAQAKMEIMRENGINVVDSPADIGATVAKILG from the coding sequence ATGTCAATTTTAGTAAACAAAGATTCTAAAGTAATTGTACAAGGATTTACAGGGAACGAAGGAACTTTCCACGCTGGTCAGATGATTGAATACGGAACAAATGTAGTAGGTGGTGTTACTCCAGGAAAAGGAGGCAGCGAGCACTTAGGAAAACCGGTATTTAATACAGTGGCTGATGCTGTTGAAAAAGCAGGCGCAAACGTAAGTATCATTTTCGTACCACCGGCATTTGCAGCAGATGCTATCATGGAAGCTGCTGAAGCAGGTATCAAAGTGATTGTATGTATTACTGAAGGTATTCCTGTAGCTGATATGGTAAAAGTAAAATCTTATATTGCTGACAGAGACTGCAGATTAATCGGACCAAACTGCCCTGGAATCATTACTTCTGAAGAAGCTAAAATTGGTATTATGCCAGGTTTCGTTTTCAAAAAAGGTAAAGTAGGTATTGTTTCAAAATCAGGTACCCTTACTTACGAAGCTGCTGACCAGGTAGTAAGAGCAGGTTACGGTATTTCTACTGCTATCGGTATCGGTGGTGACCCAATCATTGGAACAACTACAAGAGAAGCATTAGAATTATTCATTAATGACCCTGAAACTGAAGCTGTTGTAATGATCGGTGAAATCGGTGGAGGTCTTGAAGCTGAAGCTGCAAGATGGTACAAAGCAAGTGGTTCTAATAAACCGGTTGTAGGATTCATCGCTGGACAAACAGCTCCAAAAGGAAGAACAATGGGACACGCAGGTGCTATCGTAGGTGGTGCTGAAGATACAGCTCAGGCAAAAATGGAAATCATGAGAGAAAACGGTATCAACGTTGTAGACTCTCCTGCTGATATTGGTGCTACTGTAGCAAAAATTCTAGGATAA
- a CDS encoding TM2 domain-containing protein, producing the protein MENYGYTKTENAQNQQSNVPYRSEKKIPAALLGILVGWLALNKFYLGYTKEGIIQLVLNVVTLGAASVIPFIEGILYLFMSDKQFDDTYVYGKKGWL; encoded by the coding sequence ATGGAAAATTACGGTTACACAAAAACAGAAAATGCACAAAATCAGCAAAGCAACGTTCCTTACCGTTCGGAAAAGAAAATTCCTGCGGCTTTATTGGGAATTCTTGTAGGATGGCTCGCGTTAAATAAATTCTATCTGGGATATACGAAAGAGGGAATCATTCAGCTGGTTCTGAATGTTGTTACTTTAGGAGCAGCATCTGTCATCCCTTTTATTGAAGGTATTTTATATCTTTTCATGAGCGATAAGCAGTTTGATGATACTTACGTCTACGGAAAAAAAGGTTGGTTATAA
- a CDS encoding ABC transporter ATP-binding protein has translation MIYGTLFLTFLGALAAQVNPIVLKYTVDEVTKLTHLPHPMTEGIHILVIISIILLGKELLNIFINFGQKFYGEKIRINVSSVLAQSAIDKILTYRVAYFNDENHESGKLQIRIDRGIESLTKLVQNFFIDILPLFSNAIIALIIMYMQNVYVGLVSTIIVPIYFYISSLQAKKLGGVRRQLRNQREKKTSGLLNLINSIMVIKSFVREKFEGKKQYDLQMELMESQMITRRTNFIYDGLKTFLEQFGVVLIILLTVYLVLDQQMTIGAIMLHIMLFNNVSAPIRQLHRIYDDMNDAMIYAEGYFDILNADNETESNGNFVEKEIKGTFELKNVDFTYPNGTKALHDVSMKIENGKTTALVGLSGAGKSTVINLLCKFYFPDSGEILLDGVNLNEFDNTFLRSDLGLVLQRNHIFQGSIEDNIRYGDMNASFEEIQEAAKKAYLHEQIIDLPDQYQHDATQLSGGQQQRIAIARLFLKNPPIIFLDEPTASLDAIATEQIKNSLDAIKEGRTVVIISHSLSQILDSDIIYVMKKGRVVENGTHDELYSKEGTYREIFDASARSLNLDKLVNTFKEN, from the coding sequence ATGATTTATGGAACGCTGTTTCTTACTTTTCTGGGAGCTCTCGCAGCACAGGTAAACCCGATTGTTTTGAAATACACGGTGGATGAGGTCACTAAGTTAACCCATCTTCCACATCCAATGACAGAGGGTATCCATATTCTTGTCATTATTTCAATTATTTTGCTGGGAAAAGAACTTCTGAATATTTTTATCAATTTCGGACAGAAGTTTTATGGCGAAAAGATCAGGATCAATGTAAGTTCTGTGTTGGCTCAGTCAGCTATTGATAAAATTTTAACCTATAGAGTTGCTTATTTTAATGATGAAAACCATGAATCTGGGAAATTACAGATCAGAATAGACCGTGGTATAGAAAGCTTAACCAAGCTGGTGCAGAATTTTTTTATTGATATTCTTCCGCTTTTTTCCAACGCCATTATTGCATTGATCATTATGTATATGCAGAATGTCTATGTAGGACTTGTTTCAACGATCATTGTTCCGATTTATTTTTATATCAGTTCTCTGCAGGCCAAAAAACTCGGAGGAGTGCGTCGCCAGCTTAGAAATCAGAGAGAAAAAAAGACCTCAGGACTTCTGAATCTGATCAATTCTATTATGGTGATTAAAAGTTTTGTCCGAGAAAAATTTGAAGGGAAAAAACAATATGATCTTCAGATGGAACTGATGGAAAGCCAGATGATCACAAGAAGAACCAACTTTATTTATGATGGTTTAAAAACATTTTTAGAACAGTTTGGAGTGGTTTTGATTATCCTTTTAACCGTTTATCTTGTGCTTGATCAGCAAATGACCATCGGTGCAATCATGCTTCATATCATGCTTTTCAACAATGTCTCTGCACCTATCCGCCAGCTGCACAGAATTTATGATGATATGAATGATGCTATGATCTATGCTGAAGGCTATTTCGATATTCTGAATGCAGATAATGAGACAGAATCAAATGGAAATTTTGTAGAAAAAGAAATCAAAGGAACTTTTGAATTGAAAAATGTTGATTTTACTTATCCTAACGGTACAAAGGCTTTACATGATGTTTCCATGAAAATTGAAAACGGAAAAACTACGGCTTTGGTAGGGCTGAGTGGTGCAGGAAAGTCAACGGTTATTAATCTTTTGTGCAAATTTTATTTCCCGGATTCCGGAGAGATTCTTCTGGATGGAGTAAATCTTAATGAATTTGACAATACTTTTCTGAGAAGTGATCTTGGACTGGTACTTCAGAGAAATCACATCTTTCAGGGAAGTATAGAAGATAATATCCGCTATGGAGATATGAATGCAAGTTTTGAAGAAATTCAGGAAGCCGCCAAGAAAGCTTATCTGCATGAACAGATTATCGATCTTCCGGATCAGTACCAGCATGATGCTACTCAGCTTTCCGGAGGACAGCAGCAGAGAATTGCCATTGCAAGGTTGTTTCTTAAAAACCCTCCGATCATCTTTCTGGATGAACCTACAGCCAGTCTTGATGCCATTGCTACCGAACAGATCAAGAATTCTTTGGATGCCATAAAAGAAGGAAGAACTGTTGTCATCATTTCTCATTCCCTGTCGCAGATTCTGGATTCCGATATCATTTATGTGATGAAAAAAGGAAGAGTAGTAGAAAATGGAACTCATGATGAACTTTACAGTAAAGAAGGCACTTACCGAGAGATCTTTGATGCATCAGCCCGCAGTCTGAATCTCGATAAGCTGGTGAATACTTTTAAAGAAAACTAA
- a CDS encoding ABC transporter permease — translation MNNIFLITKREFLTQVKKKSFIILTLLAPIMIIAFGAVVGLMFKANESHSIIEVVDKSGLFMNQLKSNDKLNYVFVSAADEKSKINNLKGNESLDGILILPELKNQNFDALEKETRLVINSKIGFDTKQQIVSDISNVVKKEKIKQLGIQETQLIDLDKSFTLKTINVTDNNKEDSDLAFGVKSGLSMILMYVTFMFIIIYGVRVMRSVLEEKNNRVVEIIISSVKPFELMMGKILGVTMVALTQFLIWITMSVIGALVLNTGFSPLQKNIPGGNDEIASKLDVGQLATQISHSLLELNFPLIIFVFIVFFLLGYIFYSSIYAAIGSAVDNETETQQFTLFAILPLTLGMYGSFTLMNNPDGPLGFWLSIIPFTSPVAMIARIPFGVPAWQIALSITLLLATTIFMIFLAGKIYRVGILMYGNKATLKELWKWIKG, via the coding sequence ATGAATAATATTTTTTTAATTACCAAGAGAGAATTTCTTACACAGGTTAAGAAAAAATCCTTCATCATACTAACGCTGCTGGCACCCATAATGATTATTGCTTTTGGAGCAGTAGTTGGATTAATGTTTAAGGCAAATGAGTCACACAGTATTATAGAAGTGGTTGATAAGAGCGGATTGTTTATGAATCAGCTGAAATCTAATGACAAATTAAATTACGTTTTTGTTTCTGCTGCAGATGAAAAATCCAAGATCAACAATTTAAAAGGAAATGAATCCCTGGATGGTATTTTGATTCTTCCGGAATTGAAAAATCAGAATTTCGATGCGCTTGAAAAGGAGACAAGACTGGTCATCAACAGCAAAATAGGATTTGATACAAAGCAGCAAATTGTTTCTGACATCAGCAATGTTGTTAAAAAAGAAAAAATTAAACAATTGGGCATTCAGGAGACTCAGTTAATTGATCTTGATAAAAGCTTCACATTAAAGACCATTAATGTTACGGATAACAATAAAGAGGATTCTGATCTTGCTTTTGGAGTTAAGTCAGGACTGAGTATGATCCTGATGTATGTCACGTTTATGTTTATCATTATATATGGTGTAAGGGTAATGCGAAGTGTACTTGAGGAAAAGAACAACCGTGTTGTGGAAATCATCATTTCTTCTGTAAAACCTTTTGAGCTGATGATGGGTAAGATTCTGGGGGTAACCATGGTTGCACTGACACAGTTTCTGATCTGGATCACGATGTCTGTCATCGGAGCATTAGTTCTGAATACAGGTTTCTCACCTCTTCAGAAAAATATTCCGGGCGGAAATGATGAGATTGCAAGTAAACTGGATGTGGGACAGCTTGCTACCCAGATCTCTCACAGTTTGTTGGAACTGAATTTCCCACTAATCATTTTTGTATTCATCGTTTTCTTCCTTTTAGGATATATTTTTTACAGTTCTATTTATGCAGCAATTGGTTCTGCAGTAGATAACGAAACAGAAACACAGCAATTTACTTTATTTGCAATTTTACCATTAACATTGGGGATGTATGGAAGTTTTACCCTGATGAACAATCCGGACGGACCATTAGGCTTCTGGCTGTCAATTATTCCGTTTACCTCACCAGTTGCGATGATTGCAAGAATCCCATTTGGAGTTCCTGCATGGCAGATTGCATTGTCTATTACATTATTGCTGGCAACAACTATTTTTATGATCTTTCTGGCCGGAAAAATCTATCGTGTAGGTATTTTGATGTACGGTAATAAAGCTACTTTAAAAGAGCTTTGGAAGTGGATTAAAGGATAG
- a CDS encoding porin family protein — MKKLLLASALTLSALSFAQVQWNNTRFGLTAGLNYSRVANAHNPSGPRFTFQGGALALIPVGKANQFFIQPEVLYYGAGETGKDKDAKGKDGYDAVYANNYLSVPLYFKGYFSEAESEFFGLIGPRFNFLVSQDVKNAPISRPYYDPDVTDPTQPGVDGKAKSFNWGLGLGVGYSYKRQLEVALKYDLGLSDTYPGLAKEKGGSDKKKSEQVIALTLSYIFK, encoded by the coding sequence ATGAAAAAACTTTTATTAGCCTCAGCTTTGACTCTTTCTGCATTATCTTTTGCACAGGTGCAATGGAACAATACAAGATTCGGTCTTACAGCAGGTTTAAACTACTCAAGAGTAGCAAATGCCCACAATCCCTCTGGCCCAAGATTTACCTTCCAAGGTGGAGCTTTGGCTTTGATCCCCGTAGGGAAGGCAAACCAATTCTTTATTCAACCCGAAGTTTTGTACTATGGTGCAGGAGAAACCGGGAAAGATAAAGATGCTAAAGGAAAAGATGGTTATGATGCAGTATATGCAAATAACTATCTGAGTGTACCTCTTTATTTCAAAGGATATTTTTCAGAAGCTGAATCGGAATTCTTTGGATTGATTGGACCTAGATTTAACTTTTTAGTAAGTCAGGACGTAAAAAATGCTCCTATAAGCAGACCTTATTATGATCCGGACGTTACTGATCCTACACAACCAGGAGTAGACGGAAAAGCAAAAAGCTTTAACTGGGGACTTGGACTAGGCGTAGGATATAGCTATAAGAGACAACTCGAAGTAGCTTTAAAATATGATTTAGGACTTTCTGATACTTACCCTGGTCTTGCAAAAGAAAAAGGAGGTAGTGATAAGAAAAAATCAGAACAGGTAATTGCACTTACCTTAAGCTATATATTCAAATAG
- a CDS encoding LpxD N-terminal domain-containing protein — protein MRFHSPQKLKTIADLIGAAFVGPEDFEVLGTNEIHMVKPGDIVFVNHPKYYDKALNSAATIILIDKEVECPEGKALLVSDDPFRDFNKINTHFTRIYNFTEVLHDVEIGEGTRIHSSAVIGNNVKIGKNTLIFPNVVIGDRTEIGDNVIIQSNTVLGGDAFYYRKLNGNFDRLISVGNVVIENNVEIGNGCTIDRGVTDSTIIGEGSVLDNQIQIGHDTVIGKKCLIASQVGIAGCCIIGDEVTLWGQVGIASGNKIEAGSVILGKTGVNRDLEKGTYIGMFAEDFKTYLKKEVKLRNLK, from the coding sequence ATGAGATTCCATTCTCCGCAAAAGCTTAAAACGATTGCAGATTTAATAGGCGCAGCATTTGTTGGCCCGGAAGACTTTGAAGTATTGGGAACCAATGAAATTCACATGGTGAAGCCAGGTGATATCGTTTTTGTGAACCATCCTAAATATTATGACAAAGCATTAAACTCTGCAGCAACTATTATTTTAATTGATAAAGAAGTAGAATGCCCGGAAGGCAAAGCGCTTTTAGTTTCTGATGATCCTTTCAGAGACTTTAATAAAATTAATACTCATTTTACCAGAATATATAATTTTACAGAAGTACTTCACGATGTTGAAATAGGAGAGGGTACAAGGATTCACTCTTCAGCAGTAATCGGAAACAATGTGAAAATCGGAAAAAACACCCTTATTTTCCCTAATGTAGTGATCGGTGATCGTACGGAAATCGGAGATAATGTTATTATTCAGTCCAACACCGTTTTAGGAGGTGACGCGTTTTATTACAGAAAATTAAATGGAAACTTTGACCGTCTGATTTCTGTAGGAAATGTTGTTATTGAAAACAATGTGGAGATCGGAAATGGCTGTACCATTGACAGAGGTGTTACGGATTCTACCATCATTGGAGAAGGTTCTGTTTTGGATAACCAGATTCAGATCGGGCATGATACCGTTATCGGGAAAAAATGTCTTATTGCTTCTCAGGTAGGAATTGCAGGATGCTGTATCATTGGAGATGAGGTGACATTATGGGGACAGGTAGGAATCGCTTCCGGCAATAAAATTGAGGCAGGATCTGTAATTTTAGGAAAAACAGGAGTAAACAGGGATCTGGAAAAAGGTACCTATATTGGGATGTTTGCAGAAGATTTCAAAACTTATCTGAAAAAAGAAGTAAAGCTGAGAAATCTCAAATAA
- a CDS encoding carboxymuconolactone decarboxylase family protein — MSQRINAFAIGNKAVNALHNMGFQVQNSSLDNSFLELMYFRVSQMNGCAFCLDMHSKELRAKGETEQRIFLVSAWRECSFYTDKEKAGLLWAETLTALNGKEVNDEIYAKVSHYFSETEIVDLTMAVIAINSYNRINIAFGADVGTYQVPEKAN, encoded by the coding sequence ATGTCACAAAGAATCAATGCATTCGCGATCGGAAACAAGGCTGTAAATGCCCTTCACAACATGGGATTTCAGGTACAGAATTCATCACTGGACAATTCATTTCTTGAACTGATGTATTTCAGGGTTTCACAAATGAACGGATGTGCTTTTTGCCTGGATATGCATTCCAAAGAATTAAGAGCGAAAGGTGAAACTGAACAGAGAATATTTCTGGTAAGTGCCTGGAGAGAATGCTCGTTTTATACAGATAAAGAAAAGGCAGGACTGCTATGGGCTGAAACTTTAACGGCCTTAAATGGTAAAGAAGTGAATGATGAAATTTATGCTAAGGTAAGTCATTACTTTTCTGAAACTGAAATAGTAGATTTAACAATGGCAGTTATTGCCATCAACAGCTACAACAGAATTAATATTGCTTTCGGGGCAGATGTAGGTACTTATCAGGTTCCTGAAAAAGCAAATTAA
- a CDS encoding T9SS type A sorting domain-containing protein codes for MKKLLLLFLFVGTFVGFSNNLKAQLREPSSITQKADDGVLLAYPNPAKDFLIIKAKDSSLRIKSVTFYSILGMQVANYTVNMNSGEINIEKLKPGKYMIRYILSDNTQKVTQIVKQ; via the coding sequence ATGAAAAAACTTTTACTTTTATTTCTATTTGTAGGCACTTTTGTTGGATTTTCCAACAATTTAAAAGCTCAGCTTAGAGAGCCGAGTTCCATCACTCAGAAAGCGGATGATGGGGTGTTGCTTGCTTATCCAAATCCTGCAAAGGATTTCCTTATCATTAAGGCAAAAGATTCTTCTTTAAGAATCAAAAGTGTGACTTTTTATTCTATTTTGGGTATGCAGGTCGCTAATTATACAGTGAATATGAATTCCGGTGAGATTAATATTGAAAAATTGAAACCCGGAAAGTATATGATCCGTTATATTTTAAGTGACAACACGCAGAAAGTTACTCAAATCGTGAAACAATAA